From the Bacteroidia bacterium genome, one window contains:
- a CDS encoding ion transporter, producing the protein MGALKRKIWELIEAEDSGSSSRMRYDWVDLFLMTLISLNVVAVVLETVPELGRSYAAAFRWFETFSVIVFTVEYIIRIAVCTENPLFKGALRGRLRFALTPFAIIDLLAILPSLLPLFFALDLRILRILRIFRFLRVLKLGRYSHSLRVIGRVLAAKRADLAVTIVVVLLLLTLASSAIYVLESDAQPEAFTSIPMSMWWGIATLTTVGYGDVYPITTLGKIFAAIIALLGVGIVALPAGILASGFSEEMNRRGSMSATTVCPVCGHRFTTDNGGVEHAPGHLEP; encoded by the coding sequence ATGGGCGCACTGAAACGGAAAATCTGGGAACTGATCGAAGCGGAGGACAGCGGTTCGAGCAGTCGCATGCGCTACGACTGGGTGGACCTGTTCCTGATGACGCTCATTTCGCTGAACGTCGTTGCGGTGGTGCTCGAGACGGTTCCGGAGTTGGGCCGCTCCTACGCCGCCGCGTTTCGATGGTTTGAGACGTTTTCCGTGATCGTCTTCACTGTCGAGTACATTATCCGCATCGCGGTGTGCACGGAGAACCCGCTGTTCAAAGGTGCTCTGCGCGGACGACTCCGCTTCGCTCTCACTCCCTTCGCTATCATTGACCTGCTCGCCATCCTGCCTTCCCTGCTGCCGCTGTTCTTCGCGCTCGATCTGCGCATACTCCGCATTCTGCGCATTTTCCGTTTCCTGCGCGTGCTCAAGCTCGGCCGCTACTCGCATTCCCTGCGGGTGATCGGCAGGGTGCTGGCGGCAAAACGTGCGGATCTCGCTGTCACCATTGTCGTCGTCTTGCTCTTGCTCACACTTGCGTCGAGCGCGATCTACGTGCTGGAGAGCGACGCGCAGCCGGAGGCCTTTACGAGCATTCCCATGTCCATGTGGTGGGGCATCGCCACGCTGACTACCGTGGGTTACGGCGATGTGTACCCCATCACCACGCTCGGAAAAATATTCGCCGCCATCATCGCATTGCTCGGTGTGGGTATCGTGGCTCTCCCCGCGGGCATACTCGCATCGGGATTCTCGGAGGAAATGAACAGGCGTGGCTCGATGTCCGCAACGACGGTCTGTCCTGTCTGTGGACATCGTTTCACCACCGACAACGGCGGGGTTGAGCACGCGCCGGGGCACCTTGAGCCATGA
- a CDS encoding response regulator transcription factor: MTISCLAVDDEPLALDVIETFVQKISWLTLVGRCGTSMEALQILRSREIDLLFLDIQLPDLTGFELLRTLSKPPMVVFTTAYAHFAAESYTLDALDYLVKPFTFERFVRAAQKAAEERTDRHVHNGSSQFFIHTDQGDVCIDVHDILYIKGLNEYAIIKTGLREFVVRESLRDIEERIAHYGYLRVHKSWIVSIKSIAVIDRTFLRVGDAVIPIGRTYHERVRQVVEERRLG; the protein is encoded by the coding sequence ATGACCATTTCTTGCCTTGCCGTTGACGACGAACCCCTGGCGCTTGACGTGATCGAAACCTTTGTGCAGAAAATCAGCTGGCTCACATTGGTCGGCCGCTGCGGCACATCGATGGAAGCATTGCAGATTCTTCGCTCGCGTGAAATCGATCTACTCTTTCTCGACATTCAGCTTCCCGATCTCACGGGCTTCGAATTGCTGCGTACGCTGAGCAAGCCTCCGATGGTCGTCTTTACCACTGCCTACGCACATTTTGCCGCTGAAAGCTACACCCTGGATGCGTTGGATTACCTCGTGAAACCGTTTACGTTCGAACGTTTCGTACGCGCGGCACAGAAAGCGGCGGAAGAACGTACCGACAGACACGTGCACAACGGCTCGTCGCAGTTTTTCATTCATACCGATCAGGGAGATGTCTGTATCGACGTGCATGACATCCTCTACATCAAAGGCCTGAATGAATACGCGATCATTAAAACCGGATTGCGGGAGTTCGTCGTGCGGGAGTCGTTGCGCGATATCGAAGAACGTATCGCGCACTACGGATATCTCCGTGTGCACAAATCATGGATTGTCTCAATCAAGAGCATCGCGGTGATCGATCGGACCTTTCTCCGGGTTGGCGATGCCGTAATTCCCATCGGAAGAACCTATCACGAGCGTGTCCGGCAAGTCGTTGAAGAACGACGTCTGGGCTGA